ATGGCATGCGTTGGGTCTGAGCAGACCCAGGGTTTGAAGCCCATCCAACAATGTACCCGTGAGGGAGAACCGACCTCCCAAGATGCGGGGCTAGCCTCAACGACCTGCTATGGTCAGCGAAAGCAAAGCCATGTCTGAAGCGTGGTCAACTGCAACACTCGAAACGTCGGATGATACGAGTGTGTGGAATGAGCGTGACTCCCTTGCGTTTGGAGACACGACCCGGATGACCCGGTGGTCAGGGCAGTATAGAGGTGCAACGCCCTGAATCTTCCCCGCGTATAGTGGCGACCTAAGGCAGTGAGACAGTGCATAGTGAACATGGGAACCGATTCATTCGTCCCGACAGGGATGGACAGCTACGTTGAAGTGAATGTGTCGGGGCGGAGGAACCGTAGTAGTCGGCGGTGGGGAAAGCCCATTACATGGCGAAGGGTTCCAGTTTGAAGTAGGGTGCGCGCAAGTAAAGTAGGACTCCCTCAAAGGGAGTGATTGCGATTTCTACTACCATCACTCAATCCTCCATTCAGGAGAGAAAGAGGTTCGAAACACAAACGCGCCTTGCACGAAATTCTTTGGAGCAACGACCTTTTTCAAGACTGCATTATCTGCTGAGATGGAATGTCTGGATTGACCAATCGATTGAGAACGTCCTCAGTAACGCAGGTGCGCACACATCCGGCGTAGATAACATGACGAAGAAGGATTACACAACGCAGGAAGCTAGGCAGCAACTTCGGAAAGAAGTCAAACATGTACTCCGTTCGTACATGTCCAGCCCGGTACGAAGAGTATTTATCCGGAAGCTTAACAAGCCCACGGAAAAGCGCCCGCTCGGTATCCCCACTATCGTCGACCGCGTTGCCCAAGATGTTGTCCGCAGCATCCTGGAACCCATCTACGAAGGGAAGCAGCACCCGCACAGTTACGGGTTCCGACCATTTCGCGGCACACACCACGCCATTGAGAGAGTCCGCTTTCTCATTGGCAGACACCGCTATGAATGGATCGTCGAACTCGATATTAAAGGATTCTTCGACAACGTAGATCACGAAATCCTGCTCAGCCTTTTGCGACGGACGATTCATGATCGCCGACTCACACGAGTCATCCGCAACATGCTAAAAGCGGGACTGATTTACGAAGGAGAATTTGAGGAAACTGAACTGGGTACTCCGCAAGGCGGGTTATGCAAAGCTTTGCATAATGAATAGAGAATTATCGAAAATCGAGCACAAAGAGGGGCATTCCGTGAAGGAACGCCGATTTTGGATAATTCTATTGGACTAAACTGCGGTCGCCAGCCACTATGGGGAAAGAAACATGCTCATGGTGCCTGGATAAACCGATGTTACAGGTTCAGGGACGCTAATTGGCGGGAAACAGGCGGTGATTGATCGGATAATACGGCAAGCGGATACAGTTTCCCCCTCCCCAATCAAGAGGCCCTCGACTAAGGCTATGCAATTCCTTGTTCTGGTGAAGCTCTGAGATGACCAATACCGCAGCAAGGACAAACGGTGAGATCTCTCCCAGTGAGCTTCTCCAAGAAATCCAGAGCGGACAGCTTGGGGAGTGGGGTGGTTCTTACGGCGGTCTTCGTAAGTCGTTTACACAGTTTCAGTTTGGTTGCTTTATTTCTGGAACTGAGTAGTCCGTAGTGCCGAATCCTCGTGAATCCGGTAGGTAACACGTGAATCAAAAAACGACGGATGAATTCATCTGCAGTCAGACTCATCTCCTTCTGTTGGTTGTTATCCTTGTAGTCCCGCCACTTGAACGTCACCATTCCCGCTTCCAAATTGACAATACGTTGATTTGAAATTGCAACGCGGTGGGTGTAGCGTCCGAGGTATTCCACAACATGTCCGGCGTTTTTGAAGGGCGGTTTGCAGTAGACCACCCATTCTTTTTGGTATAGAGAAGACATCCAATCCTGAAACTGGCTCTGCTCTTGCAAGTGCACGATGGAGCCGTAAAATTCAAGCTTCGCCTGTTTCAGATAATGCAGGAACTTGCCCCTGAATTTCCGAGACAGCACCTTCACCGGGATGAAAAACTTCTTTCGGGAGTTCACCCACTTGCCATTAGAAGCCAGCCCGCCACCGGGGACAATGCAGTGCAGATGTGGATGGTGCATCAAGTTCTGCCCCCATGTATGGAGAACGCCTGTGAAGCCAATTTGCGCACCCAAATATTTCGGGTCAGCGGCGAGTTCGGACAGGGTTTCGGCCGCTGCCCTGAAGAGAAGACCGTAGATAGTCTCGGGATTTTGATACGCAACGGAATTGAGTAGGTCAGGCAGAGTAAACACCACATGAAAATACCCCACATTGAGCAATTCGTCTTTTCGAGCCTCAATCCAACGTTCCTTGGTGAGCGTTTGGCATTTGGGACAATGACGATTACGACACGAATTGTAAG
The Alicyclobacillus curvatus genome window above contains:
- a CDS encoding IS91 family transposase, producing the protein MPELQDIFVQYGEAYQAEHRPPPDHQKVIRAIRNCRTAALGGHVDECDECGFVRVSYNSCRNRHCPKCQTLTKERWIEARKDELLNVGYFHVVFTLPDLLNSVAYQNPETIYGLLFRAAAETLSELAADPKYLGAQIGFTGVLHTWGQNLMHHPHLHCIVPGGGLASNGKWVNSRKKFFIPVKVLSRKFRGKFLHYLKQAKLEFYGSIVHLQEQSQFQDWMSSLYQKEWVVYCKPPFKNAGHVVEYLGRYTHRVAISNQRIVNLEAGMVTFKWRDYKDNNQQKEMSLTADEFIRRFLIHVLPTGFTRIRHYGLLSSRNKATKLKLCKRLTKTAVRTTPLPKLSALDFLEKLTGRDLTVCPCCGIGHLRASPEQGIA